A stretch of Caenorhabditis elegans chromosome IV DNA encodes these proteins:
- the kola-5 gene encoding EGF-like domain-containing protein (Confirmed by transcript evidence), giving the protein MLQKTALIIGALSLISGVFSDDCPSFFNKDDNGNCTIRQCTNGGYLDVSKQICICPSGYLGIHCEAVKTSLPPDNHFKVGGTSFNIININLYTEYWGVSTYANIQKGLEAHFDAYPTGYDNYNLVETRGTPYLDNIDQPQYDSISFNYDNINSNISFSLADLEDTGIYWCYEVAIYENLIQMIQKGGLKNTVITIVTQHPPLAEFHDEARQIAVAFGIRINVLWISDIVFNACSDEQISDFKTFVDITGGLFVQLQAENGDQNNINLISQVLLTHYKPQYVSIQSFPDCTSGQIIPVVADPVVSGPYNFVFLGASANPTIPLFTACHLRQPLRSYDNQLAIFQSPDPTNPDCANLNITTASGGCTGIVFTNAAPASGPLDLAISTTYVENPSIDASRYAIVEGVPFYPALHVESNPTAQITLNSISASFDRSWNPQLQKRSPAAFEWIPSTTIKCDSTKTYSLFLNISVDLTIVQRAVRVACVPVPVITTTTAAATTTEPLASTTTGEASSTTTGEASSTTTGEASSTTTGEASSTTTGEASSTTTGEASSTTTGEASSTTTGEATSVAATTSSASSTVVTSTEMPSSTSQAVCTTQDNSATFLFAYAADFDPTTYGLVSRTIGSYVTANLPTGQTLANVLTDLTTEMDIKYTNVANDFTTNCVTDQPDATLARSEVQASTALQTIQQFLKNANATMRLEGSIIILLVNRLPKNDDDLISGEYDQLTNLNVKIFPIITIRNLVEHSAIASRSGAVFNRIAAQTNGHYIVANDTIGVDVNSDFNKIIANFMKTSYNQNLLFVRNIGSNRFLSLGSSIGTLRIPKSPTESATVPVTITVSLSAVDTNVPQLPRRLLLAILGNSKFNQTKTVQIDFLNPENVTSFANSNYYTTTVNLDAGIENNLILLYDAGPDQNDVLIRMWTPNAIHRSASYVNAKSEPLTPVNKITESTGAALKFTLENQCSSDKTATLLITDCNGEVSAKYDSDQIFNWKDNSTFYQFVPFFCDNQPTPTTCISGAESKYDAQFVSNDFSVTQSFQCRPGNGPTDNCKLKDSNGNYQCSGTSPFMRGPEGSLTDCSGHGHLEYDEPTKLFSCICDPGFSGPSCEIVTCTNQNTDPLAKDNAYHTYTVVVGLEKTNGFLVFDDAKVLFGLPGLNGTVDLPEVWKYQLLTICADGVFDMIYSGSDLGEFQRLFTSPNYELLARTCNTPPSPGVNDLTTIYKEAVKGIGRNVKGIIVYFSEVSSMINVTLDEFIAASQPYQQQFFVYAVDETSMPILPNGERIAKAAMTTGGFLIQSYITDDVKGHLDTQFIPDFLQSSTSIAWYSSDQVDDFTYFTQNNIFAYVITWNVGDNFKINNGVPFRNCQIAGNENVECKIQGPQTVKGNIDRGAFYVAVYLLDDPLIPKVQIISDLDRDSSNAVSTSSSDTRTMLTFNIPEEYDIVANSGDGGVTRNAQRNGCTFDWTAYSVFATQKYTPGLNIAKITLQDASSNTYTRFFPFGTSSAPVCQNGGTPIQSDGSCLCPSGFQGSDCSLVNCSQSSTSNAWSDVCVCNEIDDATCARQFTSIF; this is encoded by the exons atgCTCCAAAAAACGGCCCTAATTATTGGGGCGTTGTCCCTGATCTCAGGGGTCTTTTCAGATGATTGCCCATCGTTTTTCAATAAGGATGACAATGGAAATTGCACTATTCGTCAGTGTACAAATGGAGGATACTTGGATGTTTCCAAACAAATTTGCATCTGCCCTTCCGGCTACCTAGGAATTCATTGTGAAGCTG tgaaaacctCCCTGCCACCTGACAATCATTTCAAAGTCGGTGGGACTTCCTTCAACATTATAAATATCAATTTATATACGGAGTATTGGGGAGTTTCTACTTATGCAAATATTCAAAAG GGATTGGAAGCGCATTTCGACGCCTATCCAACCGGATATGACAACTACAATCTTGTTGAAACAAGGGGAACCCCTTACCTTGACAACATCGATCAACCACAGTATGATAGCA TCAGTTTTAATTATGACAACATCAATTCGAACATAAGCTTCAGTCTGGCTGATCTCGAAGACACTGGCATTTATTGGTGTTATGAAGTGGCCATCTACGAGAATCTTATCCAAATGATTCAAAAGGGAGGACTCAAGAATACAGTGATCACAATCGTCACCCAGCATCCACCACTTGCTGAGTTCCACGATGAAGCACGACAAATTGCAGTGGCTTTCGGGATTCGAATCAACGTTTTGTGGATCAGTGATATTGTGTTCAATGCGTGTTCGGATGAACAAATATCTGACTTCAAGACATTTGTGGATATCACGGGAGGGCTTTTTGTTCAACTGCAAGCTGAAAATGGAGATCAGAACAACATTAAC CTAATTTCGCAAGTGCTTCTCACTCACTACAAACCGCAGTACGTTTCAATTCAATCATTCCCCGATTGCACTTCTGGACAGATAATTCCAGTGGTTGCTGATCCAGTTGTCAGTGGCCCATACAACTTTGTATTTTTGGGAG caagtGCTAATCCAACTATTCCATTGTTTACTGCTTGTCACCTTCGTCAGCCACTGCGTTCTTATGACAACCAACTAGCCATTTTCCAAAGTCCCGATCCTACTAATCCAGATTGCGCAAATCTTAACATCACAACTGCCAGCGGTGGATGCACTGGAATTGTATTTACCAACGCTGCACCGGCGTCTGGCCCACTGGATCTTGCGATTTCTACCACATATGTCGAAAATCCATCGATTGATGCGTCTCGTTACGCAATTGTGGAGGGTGTCCCATTTTATCCAGCTCTGCATGTGGAATCAAATCCTACTGCTCAGATCACATTGAACTCAATCTCGGCTTCATTTGATCGCTCGTGGAATCCGCAGCTTCAAAAGCGTTCGCCAGCTGCGTTTGAATGGATTCCAAGT ACAACAATCAAATGTGATTCCACGAAAACTTATTCATTGTTCCTGAACATATCCGTGGACTTAACAATTGTTCAACGTGCTGTAAGAGTAGCGTGTGTACCGGTCCCAGTGATCACGACGACCACGGCAGCGGCAACCACAACAGAACCTTTAGCCTCAACAACAACAGGAGAAGCTTCTTCAACAACAACAGGAGAAGCTTCTTCAACAACAACAGGAGAAGCTTCTTCAACAACAACAGGAGAAGCTTCTTCAACAACAACAGGAGAAGCTTCTTCAACAACAACAGGAGAAGCTTCTTCAACAACAACAGGAGAAGCTTCTTCAACAACAACAGGAGAAGCTACATCTGTAGCAGCCACGACTTCATCAGCTTCATCAACAGTTGTCACATCGACAGAAATGCCTTCTAGCACATCTCAAG CTGTTTGCACTACACAAGACAACTCTGCGACTTTCTTGTTTGCATATGCTGCAGATTTCGATCCAACTACATATGGCCTTGTCTCTAGAACAATTGGCAGTTATGTCACCGCTAATTTACCAACTGGCCAAACACTGGCTAACGTTTTGACTGATTTGACAACAGAAATGGACATTAAATACACAAATGTTGCAAA TGATTTTACCACAAACTGTGTTACCGATCAACCAGATGCAACTTTGGCTCGAAGTGAAGTTCAGGCTTCTACTGCACTTCAGACTATTCAG caatttttaaaaaatgctaatGCCACTATGAGACTGGAAGGGTCCATAATCATCCTCCTTGTAAATCGTTTGCCTAAGAATGATGATGACCTTATTTCCGGAGAATATGATCAGTTGACAAATTTAAATGTTAAG ATTTTCCCAATAATCACAATCAGGAATCTAGTGGAGCACTCTGCAATCGCAAGTAGAAGTGGAGCAGTATTCAACAGAATTGCTGCTCAGACAAATGGGCATTATATTGTCGCTAATGATACAATCGGAGTTGATGTCAACTCAGACTTCAACAAAATTATCGCAAACTTTATGAAAACTTCATATAACCAAAACTTGCTATTTGTCAGAAACATTGGTTCAAATAGATTCTTATCACTTGGAAGTTCCATTGGAACTTTAAGAATTCCAAAATCACCAACAGAGAGTGCTACTGTTCCAGTAACAATTACAGTATCGCTCTCCGCAGTTGATA CGAATGTACCACAACTGCCACGCCGCCTGTTGCTAGCAATCTTgggaaattccaaattcaacCAAACTAAAACTGTTCAAATCGACTTTTTGAATCCCGAGAATGTGACCAGCTTT gCCAACTCAAATTACTACACAACGACTGTAAATTTGGATGCTGGAATTGAGAACAACTTAATTCTGTTGTACGATGCTGGACCAGATCAAAACGACGTTTTAATTCGAATGTGGACTCCAAA tgctATTCATCGTTCAGCTTCATATGTCAATGCTAAGAGTGAACCTTTGACACCTGTGAACAAAATAACTGAAAGTACTGGGGCAGCTTTGAAGTTTACTCTGGAAAACCAATGTTCTTCAGATAAAACG GCAACTCTTCTTATCACTGATTGTAATGGAGAAGTCAGTGCTAAATACGATTCggatcaaattttcaactggaaagataattcaactttttatcaatttgTTCCATTCTTCTGCGACAATCAACCAACCCCAACCACGTGCATTTCTGGGGCTGAAAGCAAATATGATGCTCAGTTCGTGTCGAATGATTTTTCGGTGACTCAGTCGTTCCAGTGCAGACCGGGAAATGGACCAACAGATAACTGCAAACTGAAGGATTCAAACGGAAATTATCAGTGCTCGGGAACATCTCCTTTCATGAGAGGCCCTGAAGGAAGTCTTACTGACTGTTCAGGTCATGGACATTTGGAATACGATGAGCCTACCAAACTATTCAGTTGTATATGTGATCCAGGATTTAGTGGGCCATCTTGCGAAATTGTCACCTGCACAAACCAAAATACGGACCCATTGGCAAAAGATAATGCTTATCACACTTATACCGTTGTTGTAGGTCTAGAGAAGACTAATGGCTTTTTGGTATTTGACGATGCAAAAGTACTGTTTGGGCTGCCGGGTTTGAACGGAACTGTCGACTTGCCAGAAGTTTGGAAGTATCAATTGCTAACTATTTGTGCTGATGGAGTTT ttgacatGATTTATTCGGGCAGTGATTTGGGCGAATTCCAACGATTGTTTACTAGTCCAAATTATGAACTACTCGCAAGAACATGCAATACACCACCGTCGCCTGGAGTTAACGACTTGACAACAATTTATAAAGAAGCCGTGAAag GAATCGGTCGCAACGTTAAAGGAATAATTGTATATTTCTCCGAAGTTTCTAGTATGATAAATGTCACCCTTGACGAGTTCATCGCAGCTTCTCAGCCATATCAACAACAGTTCTTTGTCTACGCTGTTGATGAGACCTCAATGCCCATTTTACCTAATGGAGAGAGAATTGCTAAAGCTGCAATGACCACCGGtggatttttgattcaatCGTATATCACAGACGATGTTAAAGGTCATTTAGATACACAG TTCATTCCTGATTTTCTACAATCTTCAACATCAATCGCATGGTATTCATCCGACCAGGTTGACGATTTTACGTATTTTAcacaaaacaacatttttgctTATGTGATTACATGGAATGTCGGtgataacttcaaaatta ataatggAGTTCCGTTTAGAAACTGTCAAATTGCTGGTAACGAAAACGTAGAATGCAAAATCCAAGGACCACAAACC GTCAAAGGAAACATCGACAGAGGGGCGTTCTACGTTGCCGTTTACTTACTAGATGACCCATTAATTCCAAAAGTGCAGATAATTTCGGATCTTGATCGTGATAGTTCAAATGCGGTATCTACATCATCATCGGATACCAGAACCATGCTCACATTCAATATCCCTGAAGAGTATGATATTGTAGCTAACTCAGGGGATGGAGGTGTAACAAG AAACGCACAAAGAAATGGTTGCACATTTGATTGGACAGCCTACAGTGTCTTCGCAACACAAAAGTACACACCTGGCCTCAATATTGCCAAGATTACTCTTCAAGATGCTTCTTCAAACACTTACACCAGATTCTTCCCATTTGGAACATCTTCCGCTCCAG TTTGCCAAAACGGTGGTACACCTATCCAATCGGATGGATCATGTCTATGCCCATCTGGATTCCAAGGATCAGATTGTTCTCTGGTTAACTGCTCGCAGAGCTCAACATCAAACGCCTGGTCTGATGTATGTGTTTGCAACGAGATTGACGATGCCACTTGCGCGAGACAGTTCACATCAATTTTCTGA
- the kola-5 gene encoding EGF-like domain-containing protein (Confirmed by transcript evidence): protein MPSSTSQAVCTTQDNSATFLFAYAADFDPTTYGLVSRTIGSYVTANLPTGQTLANVLTDLTTEMDIKYTNVANDFTTNCVTDQPDATLARSEVQASTALQTIQQFLKNANATMRLEGSIIILLVNRLPKNDDDLISGEYDQLTNLNVKIFPIITIRNLVEHSAIASRSGAVFNRIAAQTNGHYIVANDTIGVDVNSDFNKIIANFMKTSYNQNLLFVRNIGSNRFLSLGSSIGTLRIPKSPTESATVPVTITVSLSAVDTNVPQLPRRLLLAILGNSKFNQTKTVQIDFLNPENVTSFANSNYYTTTVNLDAGIENNLILLYDAGPDQNDVLIRMWTPNAIHRSASYVNAKSEPLTPVNKITESTGAALKFTLENQCSSDKTATLLITDCNGEVSAKYDSDQIFNWKDNSTFYQFVPFFCDNQPTPTTCISGAESKYDAQFVSNDFSVTQSFQCRPGNGPTDNCKLKDSNGNYQCSGTSPFMRGPEGSLTDCSGHGHLEYDEPTKLFSCICDPGFSGPSCEIVTCTNQNTDPLAKDNAYHTYTVVVGLEKTNGFLVFDDAKVLFGLPGLNGTVDLPEVWKYQLLTICADGVFDMIYSGSDLGEFQRLFTSPNYELLARTCNTPPSPGVNDLTTIYKEAVKGIGRNVKGIIVYFSEVSSMINVTLDEFIAASQPYQQQFFVYAVDETSMPILPNGERIAKAAMTTGGFLIQSYITDDVKGHLDTQFIPDFLQSSTSIAWYSSDQVDDFTYFTQNNIFAYVITWNVGDNFKINNGVPFRNCQIAGNENVECKIQGPQTVKGNIDRGAFYVAVYLLDDPLIPKVQIISDLDRDSSNAVSTSSSDTRTMLTFNIPEEYDIVANSGDGGVTRNAQRNGCTFDWTAYSVFATQKYTPGLNIAKITLQDASSNTYTRFFPFGTSSAPVCQNGGTPIQSDGSCLCPSGFQGSDCSLVNCSQSSTSNAWSDVCVCNEIDDATCARQFTSIF, encoded by the exons ATGCCTTCTAGCACATCTCAAG CTGTTTGCACTACACAAGACAACTCTGCGACTTTCTTGTTTGCATATGCTGCAGATTTCGATCCAACTACATATGGCCTTGTCTCTAGAACAATTGGCAGTTATGTCACCGCTAATTTACCAACTGGCCAAACACTGGCTAACGTTTTGACTGATTTGACAACAGAAATGGACATTAAATACACAAATGTTGCAAA TGATTTTACCACAAACTGTGTTACCGATCAACCAGATGCAACTTTGGCTCGAAGTGAAGTTCAGGCTTCTACTGCACTTCAGACTATTCAG caatttttaaaaaatgctaatGCCACTATGAGACTGGAAGGGTCCATAATCATCCTCCTTGTAAATCGTTTGCCTAAGAATGATGATGACCTTATTTCCGGAGAATATGATCAGTTGACAAATTTAAATGTTAAG ATTTTCCCAATAATCACAATCAGGAATCTAGTGGAGCACTCTGCAATCGCAAGTAGAAGTGGAGCAGTATTCAACAGAATTGCTGCTCAGACAAATGGGCATTATATTGTCGCTAATGATACAATCGGAGTTGATGTCAACTCAGACTTCAACAAAATTATCGCAAACTTTATGAAAACTTCATATAACCAAAACTTGCTATTTGTCAGAAACATTGGTTCAAATAGATTCTTATCACTTGGAAGTTCCATTGGAACTTTAAGAATTCCAAAATCACCAACAGAGAGTGCTACTGTTCCAGTAACAATTACAGTATCGCTCTCCGCAGTTGATA CGAATGTACCACAACTGCCACGCCGCCTGTTGCTAGCAATCTTgggaaattccaaattcaacCAAACTAAAACTGTTCAAATCGACTTTTTGAATCCCGAGAATGTGACCAGCTTT gCCAACTCAAATTACTACACAACGACTGTAAATTTGGATGCTGGAATTGAGAACAACTTAATTCTGTTGTACGATGCTGGACCAGATCAAAACGACGTTTTAATTCGAATGTGGACTCCAAA tgctATTCATCGTTCAGCTTCATATGTCAATGCTAAGAGTGAACCTTTGACACCTGTGAACAAAATAACTGAAAGTACTGGGGCAGCTTTGAAGTTTACTCTGGAAAACCAATGTTCTTCAGATAAAACG GCAACTCTTCTTATCACTGATTGTAATGGAGAAGTCAGTGCTAAATACGATTCggatcaaattttcaactggaaagataattcaactttttatcaatttgTTCCATTCTTCTGCGACAATCAACCAACCCCAACCACGTGCATTTCTGGGGCTGAAAGCAAATATGATGCTCAGTTCGTGTCGAATGATTTTTCGGTGACTCAGTCGTTCCAGTGCAGACCGGGAAATGGACCAACAGATAACTGCAAACTGAAGGATTCAAACGGAAATTATCAGTGCTCGGGAACATCTCCTTTCATGAGAGGCCCTGAAGGAAGTCTTACTGACTGTTCAGGTCATGGACATTTGGAATACGATGAGCCTACCAAACTATTCAGTTGTATATGTGATCCAGGATTTAGTGGGCCATCTTGCGAAATTGTCACCTGCACAAACCAAAATACGGACCCATTGGCAAAAGATAATGCTTATCACACTTATACCGTTGTTGTAGGTCTAGAGAAGACTAATGGCTTTTTGGTATTTGACGATGCAAAAGTACTGTTTGGGCTGCCGGGTTTGAACGGAACTGTCGACTTGCCAGAAGTTTGGAAGTATCAATTGCTAACTATTTGTGCTGATGGAGTTT ttgacatGATTTATTCGGGCAGTGATTTGGGCGAATTCCAACGATTGTTTACTAGTCCAAATTATGAACTACTCGCAAGAACATGCAATACACCACCGTCGCCTGGAGTTAACGACTTGACAACAATTTATAAAGAAGCCGTGAAag GAATCGGTCGCAACGTTAAAGGAATAATTGTATATTTCTCCGAAGTTTCTAGTATGATAAATGTCACCCTTGACGAGTTCATCGCAGCTTCTCAGCCATATCAACAACAGTTCTTTGTCTACGCTGTTGATGAGACCTCAATGCCCATTTTACCTAATGGAGAGAGAATTGCTAAAGCTGCAATGACCACCGGtggatttttgattcaatCGTATATCACAGACGATGTTAAAGGTCATTTAGATACACAG TTCATTCCTGATTTTCTACAATCTTCAACATCAATCGCATGGTATTCATCCGACCAGGTTGACGATTTTACGTATTTTAcacaaaacaacatttttgctTATGTGATTACATGGAATGTCGGtgataacttcaaaatta ataatggAGTTCCGTTTAGAAACTGTCAAATTGCTGGTAACGAAAACGTAGAATGCAAAATCCAAGGACCACAAACC GTCAAAGGAAACATCGACAGAGGGGCGTTCTACGTTGCCGTTTACTTACTAGATGACCCATTAATTCCAAAAGTGCAGATAATTTCGGATCTTGATCGTGATAGTTCAAATGCGGTATCTACATCATCATCGGATACCAGAACCATGCTCACATTCAATATCCCTGAAGAGTATGATATTGTAGCTAACTCAGGGGATGGAGGTGTAACAAG AAACGCACAAAGAAATGGTTGCACATTTGATTGGACAGCCTACAGTGTCTTCGCAACACAAAAGTACACACCTGGCCTCAATATTGCCAAGATTACTCTTCAAGATGCTTCTTCAAACACTTACACCAGATTCTTCCCATTTGGAACATCTTCCGCTCCAG TTTGCCAAAACGGTGGTACACCTATCCAATCGGATGGATCATGTCTATGCCCATCTGGATTCCAAGGATCAGATTGTTCTCTGGTTAACTGCTCGCAGAGCTCAACATCAAACGCCTGGTCTGATGTATGTGTTTGCAACGAGATTGACGATGCCACTTGCGCGAGACAGTTCACATCAATTTTCTGA
- the kola-5 gene encoding EGF-like domain-containing protein (Confirmed by transcript evidence) yields the protein MDIKYTNVANDFTTNCVTDQPDATLARSEVQASTALQTIQQFLKNANATMRLEGSIIILLVNRLPKNDDDLISGEYDQLTNLNVKIFPIITIRNLVEHSAIASRSGAVFNRIAAQTNGHYIVANDTIGVDVNSDFNKIIANFMKTSYNQNLLFVRNIGSNRFLSLGSSIGTLRIPKSPTESATVPVTITVSLSAVDTNVPQLPRRLLLAILGNSKFNQTKTVQIDFLNPENVTSFANSNYYTTTVNLDAGIENNLILLYDAGPDQNDVLIRMWTPNAIHRSASYVNAKSEPLTPVNKITESTGAALKFTLENQCSSDKTATLLITDCNGEVSAKYDSDQIFNWKDNSTFYQFVPFFCDNQPTPTTCISGAESKYDAQFVSNDFSVTQSFQCRPGNGPTDNCKLKDSNGNYQCSGTSPFMRGPEGSLTDCSGHGHLEYDEPTKLFSCICDPGFSGPSCEIVTCTNQNTDPLAKDNAYHTYTVVVGLEKTNGFLVFDDAKVLFGLPGLNGTVDLPEVWKYQLLTICADGVFDMIYSGSDLGEFQRLFTSPNYELLARTCNTPPSPGVNDLTTIYKEAVKGIGRNVKGIIVYFSEVSSMINVTLDEFIAASQPYQQQFFVYAVDETSMPILPNGERIAKAAMTTGGFLIQSYITDDVKGHLDTQFIPDFLQSSTSIAWYSSDQVDDFTYFTQNNIFAYVITWNVGDNFKINNGVPFRNCQIAGNENVECKIQGPQTVKGNIDRGAFYVAVYLLDDPLIPKVQIISDLDRDSSNAVSTSSSDTRTMLTFNIPEEYDIVANSGDGGVTRNAQRNGCTFDWTAYSVFATQKYTPGLNIAKITLQDASSNTYTRFFPFGTSSAPVCQNGGTPIQSDGSCLCPSGFQGSDCSLVNCSQSSTSNAWSDVCVCNEIDDATCARQFTSIF from the exons ATGGACATTAAATACACAAATGTTGCAAA TGATTTTACCACAAACTGTGTTACCGATCAACCAGATGCAACTTTGGCTCGAAGTGAAGTTCAGGCTTCTACTGCACTTCAGACTATTCAG caatttttaaaaaatgctaatGCCACTATGAGACTGGAAGGGTCCATAATCATCCTCCTTGTAAATCGTTTGCCTAAGAATGATGATGACCTTATTTCCGGAGAATATGATCAGTTGACAAATTTAAATGTTAAG ATTTTCCCAATAATCACAATCAGGAATCTAGTGGAGCACTCTGCAATCGCAAGTAGAAGTGGAGCAGTATTCAACAGAATTGCTGCTCAGACAAATGGGCATTATATTGTCGCTAATGATACAATCGGAGTTGATGTCAACTCAGACTTCAACAAAATTATCGCAAACTTTATGAAAACTTCATATAACCAAAACTTGCTATTTGTCAGAAACATTGGTTCAAATAGATTCTTATCACTTGGAAGTTCCATTGGAACTTTAAGAATTCCAAAATCACCAACAGAGAGTGCTACTGTTCCAGTAACAATTACAGTATCGCTCTCCGCAGTTGATA CGAATGTACCACAACTGCCACGCCGCCTGTTGCTAGCAATCTTgggaaattccaaattcaacCAAACTAAAACTGTTCAAATCGACTTTTTGAATCCCGAGAATGTGACCAGCTTT gCCAACTCAAATTACTACACAACGACTGTAAATTTGGATGCTGGAATTGAGAACAACTTAATTCTGTTGTACGATGCTGGACCAGATCAAAACGACGTTTTAATTCGAATGTGGACTCCAAA tgctATTCATCGTTCAGCTTCATATGTCAATGCTAAGAGTGAACCTTTGACACCTGTGAACAAAATAACTGAAAGTACTGGGGCAGCTTTGAAGTTTACTCTGGAAAACCAATGTTCTTCAGATAAAACG GCAACTCTTCTTATCACTGATTGTAATGGAGAAGTCAGTGCTAAATACGATTCggatcaaattttcaactggaaagataattcaactttttatcaatttgTTCCATTCTTCTGCGACAATCAACCAACCCCAACCACGTGCATTTCTGGGGCTGAAAGCAAATATGATGCTCAGTTCGTGTCGAATGATTTTTCGGTGACTCAGTCGTTCCAGTGCAGACCGGGAAATGGACCAACAGATAACTGCAAACTGAAGGATTCAAACGGAAATTATCAGTGCTCGGGAACATCTCCTTTCATGAGAGGCCCTGAAGGAAGTCTTACTGACTGTTCAGGTCATGGACATTTGGAATACGATGAGCCTACCAAACTATTCAGTTGTATATGTGATCCAGGATTTAGTGGGCCATCTTGCGAAATTGTCACCTGCACAAACCAAAATACGGACCCATTGGCAAAAGATAATGCTTATCACACTTATACCGTTGTTGTAGGTCTAGAGAAGACTAATGGCTTTTTGGTATTTGACGATGCAAAAGTACTGTTTGGGCTGCCGGGTTTGAACGGAACTGTCGACTTGCCAGAAGTTTGGAAGTATCAATTGCTAACTATTTGTGCTGATGGAGTTT ttgacatGATTTATTCGGGCAGTGATTTGGGCGAATTCCAACGATTGTTTACTAGTCCAAATTATGAACTACTCGCAAGAACATGCAATACACCACCGTCGCCTGGAGTTAACGACTTGACAACAATTTATAAAGAAGCCGTGAAag GAATCGGTCGCAACGTTAAAGGAATAATTGTATATTTCTCCGAAGTTTCTAGTATGATAAATGTCACCCTTGACGAGTTCATCGCAGCTTCTCAGCCATATCAACAACAGTTCTTTGTCTACGCTGTTGATGAGACCTCAATGCCCATTTTACCTAATGGAGAGAGAATTGCTAAAGCTGCAATGACCACCGGtggatttttgattcaatCGTATATCACAGACGATGTTAAAGGTCATTTAGATACACAG TTCATTCCTGATTTTCTACAATCTTCAACATCAATCGCATGGTATTCATCCGACCAGGTTGACGATTTTACGTATTTTAcacaaaacaacatttttgctTATGTGATTACATGGAATGTCGGtgataacttcaaaatta ataatggAGTTCCGTTTAGAAACTGTCAAATTGCTGGTAACGAAAACGTAGAATGCAAAATCCAAGGACCACAAACC GTCAAAGGAAACATCGACAGAGGGGCGTTCTACGTTGCCGTTTACTTACTAGATGACCCATTAATTCCAAAAGTGCAGATAATTTCGGATCTTGATCGTGATAGTTCAAATGCGGTATCTACATCATCATCGGATACCAGAACCATGCTCACATTCAATATCCCTGAAGAGTATGATATTGTAGCTAACTCAGGGGATGGAGGTGTAACAAG AAACGCACAAAGAAATGGTTGCACATTTGATTGGACAGCCTACAGTGTCTTCGCAACACAAAAGTACACACCTGGCCTCAATATTGCCAAGATTACTCTTCAAGATGCTTCTTCAAACACTTACACCAGATTCTTCCCATTTGGAACATCTTCCGCTCCAG TTTGCCAAAACGGTGGTACACCTATCCAATCGGATGGATCATGTCTATGCCCATCTGGATTCCAAGGATCAGATTGTTCTCTGGTTAACTGCTCGCAGAGCTCAACATCAAACGCCTGGTCTGATGTATGTGTTTGCAACGAGATTGACGATGCCACTTGCGCGAGACAGTTCACATCAATTTTCTGA